Within Candidatus Saccharibacteria bacterium, the genomic segment CTTCGCCGGGAACAATTTTTTGGCTGGGAGGAAGCGACGGCTCAGGCGGTTGGTTCACTGCAGCGGCTAAATCATCTACAGCTGCTGTTAGGGTTCGCTCATTAGCTTCGTTTGCTAGAGTATGTGGTGTCTCTGGAAACGGCGCAACTGCTGCGCTGCTTTCTGTCGGAATAGTGTTTGCAAAGGCGGCAATTTGCGATGCAACAGTGGCTTCTTCTGCAGCAAGAGTTTGTGCAGTCTGGTCGTCGGTTGAGGGAATGGCTACTTGAGGTACGGTGGGTGCTTCTTCTGTTCCAGAGGTTGTCACTGAGGGTACGGTGGGGTTGGGTATATCTGAAGTTGTGTCGGTTGCAGTGTTGTTGGACGCGCCCAGGACTGGTCCGCTATGTGTCATGATTTCGGGCAAGACAGACTCTGCTGTCTGTGGTGCCGGAGTGGCTGGTTGGGCGAAAGAGAGCGGGTCGGGATCCGACACGGTCGCAGTCACAAAACCAGAGTTTGTCTGGGTTGTTGTGTTGTCTGCAGTTATTGCAGGGTCGGCAGTGTTTTGTGCGGGTGCGGGCGCTGCAATAGCCCCGTCACTCCCAAAATTTGGTGTAGGGAGAAAACCGGGTAGCGACGGTTCTGGCGCTGGTACTAGTGAAGGTGTGGCGACGGTAGGAGCGCTTGTTGGGTCAGCCGTTACTGGCGATGTTTGTACGGAAGCAGTCGTTGCAGTTGGCTGACTTACGGTAGACGGCGCGACCATAGTAGTGCCACTCAAGAGATCCCTTACGGAATTTACAATGTCTTCAAGCGTTACCTGAGATTTCACTAGGTATTTATCGGCTCCGAGTTTGTTTGCCCGAGCCTGATCTTCGGCTTGGCCGAGAGCTGTCAGCATAATAATCTTGGTATTTGCGAGCTCTGGAGTTGCCCGCAGAATATCGAGCATCTCAAAACCGCTTATGCGGGGCATCATAACATCGGAAATGATTAGATCAGGGTGGGCTTGTTTTGCTACTGAAAGTGCTTCCTCGCCGTTTTGAGCAGTGACAATGTCGTAGCCCTCGGCCGATAAGCGAGCCTGATAGATTTCGCGTAGGTTATTGTCATCTTCGACGAGGAGGAGTTTTGCCACTGTTGCTGCCTTTTATCGTGTAAAAACACTTATGGTTTATATGTAAAAGTATATCACGACAGCTGGTTTGTCGATACCTGCGCGGTTGTGCTTGGTACGACTGTAGTTGTGTTGAGTGGATTGGCGGCTTCTGTGGCCATGAGCTGCTCGGCTTTTTGAGAGGTTATGCGGGGGATGTTTATATAAAAAGTGCTGCCCTTGCCGAGTTCACTCTCGACCCATATTCGCCCCTGATACAGCTCAACAATTTTCCGGCATATGAAAAGGCCTAGGCCCGTGCCGCCAATGGTACGCGTGGCGCTATTGTCAACCCGATAAAATTTTTGGAAAAGATGAGGAATGTCTTCTGTTGGGATGCCGGCACCGGTGTCTTTTACGTACACCTGTACAACGCCATCGTTACCAGTTAGTCCCAAGCTTACCTTGCCCTCCTCGGTGTACTTACAGCTATTGTCGAAAATGTTTGTAATAACTTCGCGCATACGGTCAGGGTCAACCTGCACGTAGTAGAGCGGCCGTATAACTTTGTTCATGTCTAAGACTTCACCTCTTTCGCCGCTGGCATCTTTTATAGACGAATTACCAAATAAAAACTCCATGAACAGCCCTTTTTTTTCGGCCGAAAACCGTAAATCCTGAGCGAGCTGCTCGAGAAATGCGCCCATTTCTACTACTTTTGGATGGTTAGTGAGGCGGCCATCTTCAGCTTTGGCGCTAGTAAGGAGGTCCTGAAAGAGCTGTCCGAGGTGTTTTGTGCTGCTATGTGCCTTCTCAAGGTAGTCCCGTGCACGGTTGTCAATGATTGCAACCTTTTCGTTGAGCGCCAAGCTGAGGTAGCCTTCTATAGCCGCAACGGGCGTGCGCATCTCGTGGCTGGCTGTACTAATAAATTCTGCTCTCTGGTTTTCCTCGGCACGTTCTTCGCTAACGTCGCGAAAAATTGCTACCATACCCGTGACGTGCTTGCCACTGTCTACGAGCGGTGACACACTGAAATTGGTGGCAACAATTGTGTCTGCCTTGGTCATTATGCTGAGCGCGTTGTCACGTAGCGGCTGGCCGGTCGAGAAGGCTTTTGCCAGTGGCGTTAGGTCGGTCGGTATGACCTCGCCTTTGGCACTAACAAACTTCAATACCGAATGCCAGTCCAGGCCTTGTGCCTCCTGCTTTGTCCAACCAGTAATGCTCGTTGCACCTTGGTTAAAATGCTGAATGATTTGCTGGTCGTCTACAAGGACTACTCCATCTTGAATGGCTCCAAGGATGATGTCGGACTTTGCTTTTTCATCACGTAGCGTGCTGGCAAGCTTGCTTGTGGTTGCAGAACCGAGCCCTTTTCGTTTTATAGCAAGAATCCATCCCATCACCCCCAGTGCAATGCCAACAATCGCCCCACCACCGATAAATATGTATTCTTGCATACGTTAAACTGCTTACGTATTAGTATCTGTTTTTTCTCTGTGAAAAGCAAGGTGCCTCTGCCACGGCTCCGTTCTGTTACCTAGACGAAAATCGTCAGATATGGTAACCTGTTGTAGCTCCAAATGATAATTATAAGAAGTGAAATAAAAATTGGAGCAAAGTAGCCCGGCCCCGTCGTCTAGTGGTTTAGGACATCTGGTTCTCATCCAGAAAATCGCGGGTTCGAACCCCGCCGGGGTCACCAAGTAAAAAGCTCTACCACGGGTAGGGCTTTTTACTTATGATACGGTAAGCCGGAGATGATAGTGCTGGCGCGGTAAAGGGCTTCTAGAGTAACGACCATGGCAAGGTCGTGCGGTAGCGTGAGGCGGCCAAGTGACCAACGATAGTCGGCGGCATCACGCACTTGCTGGGGCAAACCATTTGGTCCGCCAATGATAAAACAGACTTCCCTGCTTTCGAGTTCTCTGGCTCGCACAAAATCTGCCAATGTTTCAGATGTATATTCCATCCCATTTATTTCTAGCACCATTGTTACGGTGTCTTGCGTTTCACCTAGGATCTTTTTGGCGTCATCAGCGTATTTGTCACTTAAATGCGTTACGCGTAGCTGGTGAAGCCGCCCCAACCGCTGCGCGTACTCCTCAAACCCTAGCTTTGCATATGCAAGCTTAGGCTTGCCGATTGTTAGTAGGTGTAGTCGCATATCTTTGTGGTTCTGGTACTCATGATAAAAATGCCGATGACAGCCTCTGCTGCCGCGTCAGAAATGTGTTCCATTGTTTACCGAACGGGCTTGGCTTCTGGATGCATAGCAACATAGTAGCAAAAACATAGTAGTAAATTACAGGCCAAAACTTACATTCCAGAATCATCTCGCTTACAGTTTCATGCTAGTTTCAAAGGCCATAGCATGAAGAACTAGAATGTTGAAGTTAGATAAGGAATGGTTGACGATGGGAGATGGGGAGTTAGGGGTGGATTTTGGCAATATTACGAGTGCTGGATGATGGCAAGGTTATGCGAAGTGGTAATGGTTTCGGACCGGAAGTGTTCGTTTACGGCACGGGCGACGCCGGGGAGTGCTTCGCGGGAGTAATCATCGACAACAATAGTACTACCTTGCGTCATGTGAGGAAGGACAAGGTTGAGTGAACCGCGTATGCTTTCATAAAAGTCACCATCAAGAAATGCGAATGCGATTTTGTCGGGAATGCTGGTATCCGTAAGGTCTTTGAACCAGGCTTTGTGAACAATGGGTGGCTGAAGGTGAGCTTTTTTGAACTCAAGCAGGAACTGTTTTTTGCTGATGGCAAGTTGGCCCGCGGTAAACTGCTCCCCTGTTATAGACGTATCCCAGGTGGATTTTGGCGGCAGACCCTCAAAACTGTCGTAGACATGAAATGCCCGCTCTGAGCCATCGCTCCCTAGTAATTGTTGGTCGAGGAGCCGTCGAATGAAGAGACTCGTTGTGCCGACGTAACAGCCAAATTCAACAATGTCTCCTTCGATATAGGCGTCTAGGACGCGCTGAAGCTGGTGCAGTATAACCTCGACCTGTTGTTTGCTAACCTGATCAGAAATGAGAGTGTGTTTGTGGAGTATTGTGCTTATATGATTGATCATTTTGTATTGAACTTTGAATCCTGAACATTACTTACTGGGCTTCAAGCAAACTACCATTACTAGAACGTTTGCCATAGGTGGTCAAAAAGCTCTTTCTGCATGTTGGTGACGCCGGGGTTGTCGATAACAATTGCCGAAAGAACGTTTGTGTCGCCGAGCGTTATCAGGGCTGTTTTGTTGCCGTATATGAGGGTGTAGCAATTTGGAGCCTCTCCGCGAGTTGCTGGAAACTCTTTGCGTTCACTTAATTCATCTTGACTACTGCCGCTGCCAACGCCAATCACTCGAACACTAATCTCGTCTGCTATCCGGCGTTGAGTAAAATTTGGAAAATTATGGTAAAGATATTGGCGAACGCGTTTCGTAGAGATAACCCGGTATGCTGGGTTTTTCTGCTCGCGGCAGGTGGCAAGCACATCCCGTAAAATGGCTGCAATCCCCTCGTGGTCTTCGTAAAAGGTAGCGAAAGACACAACTTGAGCAGTGTCGCTACTGGGTTTTGGTAGATTGGCGATGTATTCCGCGGCGAGTGATTGGGCGACTGCGGCCTGTTCTTGCCGTTCTTTAAGCAGCTCGATGATGACGTCGGGGTTGCTGGCAGTATAGCGTCGCTGCTTACCAACCTCTATTGAGCCGACCAAGCCCTGTTCTGCGAGCCGCTTCATGCTTTCGTAGACGCTGCCGCGGTTTATCCCTGTGTCGGCGGCAATCTTTCGCAGCGAGCTCTGGGGGTTTTCTACCAGCGCCTCATATACTCGTCTGTCACGAGTTTCTAAGCCAATTTCCTCAAATCGAAATGATTCTGCCATATTTATAGGTATACTAGCATATTCCGGGGCTGTATGGTGTCAGAAAAATACGGCCAAATCTATTTTGCGGGAGGATGTAGTAAGTTACAGGATGTTTGAGCGAGTTGTAATGAGGGTTTTTTCGAAGTTGCGGAATATTTCTAGGCCGCGCGCTTGCCATTCAAACTCAAAGTACTCCCACAGGACGGCAGCGTCGTCAAATGCGCGGTGGCGATGCGCCACGTCTATCCCCTGCCGTTCAATGATGCGGTCTAGTGCGTGACTGTGCTGCGCTGGATATAACAGTCGGTCAAGTCGAACGGTACACCCTCGGTCCATACGAAACATACGCCCGAGGCGGCGATATTCTTCTCGGATAAACCCGTAATCAAAGTTTACGTGGTGAGCGACAAATATTGCCTGATCCAAAAATTGCTCCAGTTCTGTGGCAACGTCTTTAAATGTCGGCTGCCCCGATACCATCGCATTGTTAATACCAGTGAGCCGTGTGATGAACGGCGGAACGGCGCACTCTGGATCAATCAGTTGGTTGAACACGCCACTGACTGCGCCATTTTCGATGCGGATTGCTCCTATTTCGGTAATACGTGACCAGTGCGGACTTCCGCCCGTTGTCTCAATGTCTAAAAATACGATTGGTCGGTGTTGCATGGTTATTGTCTCTTTAAGAGTAGGTCAAAGTATTCTGTACCGCCGAAGGGTATCTTCTGGCGGACCGTGCGGGTGCCGGTGAGTGTGTCTGCCGAGTAGACGGTAAACGCGCCGTAGTTGTCATTGATTTCGTCGACGGCACTGGTGAGGTAGTCTGCCTTGGCCAGGTCTTCGAAAAGGCCGAGTTGACTGCGCGTGGAAGGCTGCAGGTGGTATAAGTAAAGCCCCATAGTGCGCACCACCATGCCTTTTGGTCGTTGATCAAATAGACTAGCAACGCGCTCCCAAATAGTGCTGTTAGTGTAGCACGCTGTTTTGTACAGTTTTTTTACAATGCACTCTCCTCCAGCCTGAAAGCTGAGCCACACGCAAACGCCACGTGCTTCGGCTTGCCGGTAACGTAGTTTTATGCCGGTTGTTTCAGCGAGAAAGTGCAAGCAAGAGCGCAAATATGCGTCTTCTGCTGTTGGGCTTGCGACAACCCACTGTCGCCCTACCATACCGAGCTGAGTTTGAAAATCGTCTACCTCATAGCCACGTAGCCTGTTGTACCAATGTATACCGTTGATACTGCGAAAAACAACTCGTCGCAACAGGCGTTCTGGTGCCGCCAGGAACTCAAGCGGTGTTGTGATACCGTGCGCTCGTAGTCGTGCGCCGTAACCATCGGCAATGCCACTTAGGTCTTGCAGATCTAGCCCTCGGTATACCGCTAGGAGATTTTGGTGATCAATGACGTCTAGACCGTCCGGTTTGTGGAGGCCTGCGGCAGTTTTGGCCAGAAATCGATTTGGGGCAATGCCAACGTTTATCTTGGTGTAGTCACCTATTTCCCGTTTGACTCGTTGCTTGATTTCGTAGCCAATTTCAACGATTTTTTCGGTTTTGCTCTCGAGAAGCGTATGATGAAAATCTAAAATGCCTTCATCGATACTGCGCATTTTGATGTGCGGGGTGTAGTCTTGCATGATGCGGCACAGGTTTTTGTAGACGTGGTTATACTTGGGTGGGTCTGTTTCGAGCATAATGAAGTCTGGACAGATTGCCATAGCTTCGCTGCGCCGCACGCCTACCTTTATGCCGAGAGCTTTCGCTTCATAGCTTGCGGCTATGACACAGCACTCTGGGCTTAAACGGTTCGTGACTCCCATGGGGCGGCCGCGCAGACTCGGGTGCGCTTGTTGTTCGGCGGTGGCGAACGCACTGTTGAGGTCAACCCACATAATACTAGGGGCTTCAGTGTTTAGCCGAAAATTTTTCTGATATTTCATGTGCTGCCTCCTGGAATGATGGCGGTGAGTGTCCAAGTCAGTGCCTCGGCGTCAAACTCGAGCCGGTAATCATCGCAGCCGTCGGAAACATCGAACACATGAATCATGCGCTTCCCCTTTGCGGTTGGATGGCGCAAGCCGAGCTGCGTAAAGGTAACGTCACGGTTCTTGTAGCGCATTTTGTAAGGCTGCGCGATTGAACTTGGTTCGGTGTGGACGTGAAATAAGATGACAACGCTAACACGCTCGTCGCAAATAATAGTGGGGTTCATGAGGTGTGTTGCCTAGTGGGTTTATGAGGTCCAGCGTAGGCTTTCTCCCCAGTGTTTGATTGGCCGTTTGGCGCGGAATACATCGCCAATAATACGACGGTGAGGCGGGCTGAGATCAAATGGCGTTCGCAGTGTGACGGCTTGTGCTCCCGGGAAATAACGCTGTATCTGCCCGATATCCTCAGTGAGGTACTGCCTATTTTTCATTTAAAAAGCTCCTTTCCGGCCGAGCAACATCCATCTGTCACCGCTTCGACTGATTCGGTAGGTATGGCCGTCCTCAGTGCTCATGTCGAATAGCTGGATTGCTTCTTGCCCGCGTTGGACAAGGTAGCGTAGGCCGTTCATAAACGTCACAGCCCTGCCACCGTATTCAATCTCGCGCGGGAATGTTTTCATTGTCTGGCCGGCAAAATAGAGGGCATTTATAGTAACTTCTTGGTTGATAACTTGGGTCATGGCTGACTTTCCTCCATTACATTTCATTAATTTTTGTCGATAAAGCTTTAGAACGACAAAAAGCCGAAGTCGTAATAACTCTTTCGGCAACGGGTTTTGTTGGTAGGTGCCTGTCACGCTCGCGACCGTTTCACGCGGGGTGGGTATAAGGAACCTGTTTTGAGTAATGAAGGCGCACAGTGACCGAAGTGTGATTGCCTGAAATATAGTCTGCGAGGTAAAAACCTTAAACAGGTCAGTCCTCACATGGCTGGATTACTTAATATACGCTTGTGTTTACGACTTGCATAGTGTCGTTTTAACCACAAGACAGCATAGGCAGGCGGTTTCGCCCACGCAAGGTCGCCAATTGCTCTTCAAATTCTGATCTTAGGTCGTTGCCGGTTCGAGTTTACTCAGAAACTCTACCAGTTGATGGGGAGTTATTTCTGCTTTGACAAGGTAGCCGTCGGCCTGGTGCTCGATATCGGCACGGACGTCATCGCGCTGTTCGAGGTTCGTCGTAATGATTATTTTTGCATGCATCTTGGGCGTCTGACGAGGGTCACGCAAGGTGCGCAGAACCTCGATGCCGGTAATACTGGGCACCATAAGGTCAAGCAAGATAATATCGTATGCGTCTGTTTGGGCGGCCGCTAAGCCGTTTTGGCCATCGAGCTGAACATCGACTTCGTAACCGGCTTTGGTCAGAGCTCGGGCGTAGAGCTCACTAATAAAATGTTCATCCTCAACGCAGAGGACTTTTCGAAGCGTTGGGGTTGGAGTGGGAATGGGTGTGTCTGGTTGCATAGTTTCCTTTATTCGCGGTAGAGCGAGTGATTTTTTATCCAGCCGTGGGCTCCGCGGGTGATGCCATTAGTATTGCCTGTTTTGCCCTGTTCTGCAAGTTTGGTGTATGGCAAGACGGTGAATGTAAATGTGCTTCCCTCGTCAACTTTGCTATTGACCGATATTTGCCCGCCGTGTGCCTGCACAATAGCTCGACTCAGGTAGAGGCCTAGACCTGTGCCACCTATCTGAGCGCGGTTACGGTGGTTGCGGTAAAATTTATCGAAAATATGTGGCAAGATTGAAGAATCTATACCAAGGCCAAAATCTTTTACGCTGGTCTCGACAAGACCATTTGCGTTGAGGCTGGCGGAGAGGTGTACTTCTTTAGTCCCACGGGAGTATTTGATGGCGTTGTCGAGCAAGTTTGCAACGACTTCATATATGCTGTATCGATCAACTCCCACAGCCGGCAAGTTGCGTGCCACGGTAGCTTTTATGGTCACGCCTCGAACGCTTGCCCGCAGGCGTAGGTCGTTCACTACTGTGCGCAAAACGTCGTCCCACTCCTCTTGCTTTAGCTGGAGCGTGAGCTGGTTATCTTCTATTTTTGCAACATTCAAAATGTTGTCAACAAACGCAGCAAGTTGCTGAGCGGCGGCATCCATCTTTTTCATAAAGCCTTGCATTTCGGCGTTTAGGTTTGGGCCGAGTTCTTCGTCAAAAACCTCAATGTACCCGCGAAGTAAAGTAAGCGGAGTGCGTAGCTCATGCACGCTCAGTGCCACGAAGCTCATTGCTTGGTCATCTTGGCTGTAGACTTCGGTATGGTCAAACATAATGAGAAGCGTTTCGTAGCCCATGGGGTTCTCTTTGTTAAAATGGGCCGCTAGATCAAACTGCTTGCCGTTTTGCTGCCCAGGCAGGCCTATGCGTACGCGTTCCCAGCGCATATTGCCGGTAATACTTGATTGCCGAACGTTCTGTAGCCAGCTGTGTAATGTCTGGTCGTCCGAAAACGACATGTCGAGCGCGGTGTAGATATTTTTGCCCTCCATCTCATCAATCGGCAGGGCCAAATACCGGATGGCTGTTTCGTTTGCGTAAACAATGGCGTCGTCTTTGTCGAGGACAAGCAGTGGCAGCGGTAAAGAATTGGCAAGAAAGTTTGCATGCATGTCTTGTATTTTTTTTGAGGTAGTTTTTTCGACATCCGTGATGACGCTGGCCATCTGATAAACGTGGTTTATCAGACTTGACACGAGCTCTCTGCCGTAGTGCAGTTTTTCAATTTGGGGTGCGTGTTGTGACTCGCCGTGAGGAGCAACGTGCAAAATTGCTTGCCATAGTGCTTTCAATGGTTCGCTGCTCGTAGTAGTAATGAAATGGGTAAACAGCAGACCTCCGCCTAGCGAGCACAAAACCATACCCATAGAGACAACAAGCGGTTCCATCTCCTGTGAGTACAACATCCAGCCTATTCCAAGTACAAATGCCTGGAGCACAATGACATAGCCGAGGACTCGGAGGGTGAGTTGGTGTCGGTATTTGCTATAAAAATCCATAAGCCTACTGGTATGATAGTCTGTCGGCACCGCTAAGGGCGGTTAGCCATGTTTGGCCGGCGTTCAGGGCTATATCTGCACCAGCCGCATCAGTCAGCCTGAGTGGTGAGGCAGTTTCAGTCTTGCTCCACGAGGCTTGTATTACGGTGCCATCTTGGAATACAACGGCCTGTCCGCTGCCAGTAACGCCGTACTGGGAGTGCTTATCTGCGGCTACACCGTAGTTGGTTATAAGAGCGACAACAACTTTAGACTTGATTTGCGTTTGAGTACCGGCGGCGTCTATCGTCGTATGCGCCGCTCCGCCCTGGGCACGGGCGTAGGAGTTTGTCGCGGGGTCATAGTTAAACTGAGCATTGTAGCTACCACTTGAGGTGTTGAGATTGACAACGTTGGCGGGAGGTCTTGTCTCTGGTGTTGTGTTTTTCTTTGGCGTTGCCGTGGCAGCTGGGGGTGCTACGTAGGGTTTGTCCTTCTTACGGGTAAAACCGGTCAGTGTTGGCTTGCCGTACCCTTTTGTGGCCGCGAGCTCTGTCAGTTTCGAGCTACTTGTATATAGATTGTGTGGGGCATAGCGATTAGAAATGCGCCAAAATATACCACGCGTGTCGGGCAAATCTTTTGTGCCCCATGCCCCAATATTTTGCAAAGCCTCTGGACTGCCCCCAGCGTGGGCATACGCACAATCAAAGCTCATGCACCACTGCACATAGTACGGCCGGGCGCTGCGCACGGGGCCAATGTAGTCGGGCTGCGTGTCTTGGTAGAGAGCGAGGAAACGGGTGATCCCTCCTTCGGCGATTGCTTCAAAAACAACACCAGCCTGGTCAAGCCCACTTTGTGGCCGAGCATCAGGACTGTTTTCAATCATAACGCCCAAAACTGGACGCTCATTGACGCTTGGATCAACTTGTAGGCCGCTAAGGCTGCTGGCCACTGTGGTGATTTTTGGCGCAGGTTTCGGCGGATTTTTGCTCGTATAGACACCGCCTTTGACTGTTGGGCGCGTGAGCGTGTAGGCGGCAGTAAGCCCACCTCCTATGAGCAAGGCCACAACCAGACCGAGTACAATAGTCCAACGCTTGCTAAGTGTCCAGCGGAACGCAAAAAAACCAGGAGCCCTCTTTACTTGGGATGTGTTATTTACAGAGGACGACTCAACTTCATTTGGAGTTTCAGGTAAAATGTCGGTGGGAGTTTGCACTGCTCCAGGCGACTGATCCCCGGCAGTTTCGGTCGCTTCCTGCTCCGCAACCAACTCGTGGATGGAACGAAGGGGCTCTTGCTTAACTGGTTCAACTAGTTTCGGGGTTTGGCGGCGCAGTGGATCAGCCCCAAGAAAGTTATCAATCATAAGCATTATTGTAGCAATGTTAGGGGCTATCTACCACCATATTCAGTATAAATAATTTGTAGTTTGGGCGGTTTATGCTATTTTTATCTTATAAAGGTTGGAGCAGATGTCGGAGCAAGATAGGTCGCTTACACTATATCCCAGTCAGTTAGTGCCAACAAAGGGGTCTACTCTTATCCGTGTAGCCGTGGAAGCTCCCCTAGATTCAGAGTGTACTAATGAAGTTCTTAAGCAACTTCAGTTTAAGTTTGGTCAGAGAGCGGTGCAAGCTTATCAGTCGTCGGGGCATACCAATGGTGAGGATGACCCCTCTTCGCCGCGCACGGTATTCCAGCTAGACCCTGCTAGAATGCCTCGGGACGGGGAAAACGTATCACCTAGTCCGGATAAGCTTACCGGTGCTTTAGTGGCTGAAGTTAGGAGTGGGGCTTGCCTGTACCTCCTTGTGCTCCCAGAAAAAGTTGTTGTTAGGGATCGTACCCTGACGCATATTAGTCAAAGCAGAGCACTCGATTCGGTTACCCTGTAGTCATGGAATTGATATTAATTTTGCTGGGGTTTCAGGCGGGTGATGGTTTTATCTTTGCCGAGGAGAGCGAGGGTAGCGTCGAGTGCTGGGCTAAAGGGCGCCCAGGTAGTGTATATACGTATGAGGCTAAAAAGGGTGCCTGGATTTTGGCCGGTTTCTTCTAGTAGCTCGTTCAGAGCGGTTAGAATATGCTCGGCGTCCCACTGCTCTACCCCTTGCAGTTTGTCGCGGGCAGCGGCCATAAGGGCGTTTATTTCACTTGGCTGTAGTTTTTTTAGCTGTTTGTTCTCTGTTATGAGTGCGCGGTTTTCAGTTGGTTCACTAAAAAAGTATCGTGTCATCATGGGTAATTCGGCGAGGGTTTTTAGGCGATCTTGAACAAGCGCGAGTACCTGCTTTTTATGCAGCTCGTTGGCGTCGCCCGCTTCGGCTGGCCAGTATGGTGCAGTTCGGGCATAGAGGTCATCTAATGTTAGGCGACGAATCCACTGCCCGTTCATCCAGAGAAGTCTGGTTTCATCGAAACTGGCTCCGCTTTTCTGAACACGGCCTAGGCTAAATTTTTGTATAAGCTCTTCGCGGGTGAATATTTCTTGCTCGGTACCATCGTTCCACCCAAGACTGGCCAGGAAATTTAGCATGGCTTCAGGTAAAATGCCATCGGTACGATAATCAGTGACGCTTTTGGCACCGTCACGTTTGCCGAGTTTTTTCTTGCCGTCCGGAGCCAGTATGTGTGGCAGGCACGCAAGTATGGGTACTTCAAGTTCGAGTGCTGCGTAAAGGCTGAGGTAACGAGGAGTAGAGCTTATGTACTCAAGGCCGCGTATGACGTGGGTGATGCCCATTTCAGCATCATCTACGATATGGGCGAAATTGTAGGTTGGCAGGCCGTCGGCTTTGATAAGTACAAAATCGTCGAGTGCTTCGGGGCCGGCGGTGAGCTCACCCATAACCGGATCGTGCCAGGTGTAGCGTTTCACGTCTGTCACCTTGAAGCGTAGTGGTTGCGTGCCGTCCCAAACGGGTGGGTTTTCAGGACGGTGGTCACGGAATAGGAAAGCTCGCTTGGCAGCTTTGGCCTCCTCGCGGAAGGCCTGGACTTGTTCTGGGGTATACGGATCGGCGTAGGCCAGGCCTTTGTCTATAAGTTTCTGTGCCCAGGCGCGGTACGTGTCGCGCCGTTCGGTCTGAAAATACGGGCCGTGCTCTCCGCCAACACGGGGGCCTTCGTCCCAGGTGAGACCCAACCAGGTTAGTGTGTCGAGGATGAGATCGGTCGCACCCGCAACAAACCGTGCTTGGTCGGTATCTTCGATGCGTAAAATAAATGTGCCTGTTTGCTGGCGTGCTAAAAGCCAGGGGAATAATGCCGCCCTGACATTACCAACGTGGATGTATCCGGTGGGGCTTGGTGCAAAACGTGTACGGACAGTTGTCATATCCCTAAGTATACAGACTTCAGGGGTAAATTATAACTAAAAGGGCTTGGCTCGCCCGCCTTACGGCTGAACTCGCTAACAGTGGTGCCTGTACCGGGCTGGGGTTTTGCTAGGCCAAAGTAATGTTAGCTGTTTTTGGCAAGTGCTGCGAGCTGGGCGTCAGAAAATGGTTGTTCACCATGAACTTGGTACCATGTACCATGAGTAATCCAGGTAGCGTGGCGGTCACTAAATTTGTATATGGTTCGGCCTTCGGCTTGGACTGTGGTGTAGTTGGGGGCACCGTTGGCGGCGACTGAAGAAACTTGACGAATCATTTCTTCCCCACTCCAGTTGGTAGTTTGTTCGACCATTTGGTACCGTGCTAGGTCGCTACGAAATGTGTAGACAAGCCGTGAATCTTTCCCGGACACGCCCTCGTAAGTGAAACCGGCGGCGGCAAAGTTTGGCATGTGAGTTGACACGCCCGCCACAACACCGGCCATTTTGACCTGAAGGCTGGGTGTATTACGGAGTGCCAAAAATCCGCCTAAAAATAGTAGCACAGTAACACCGGCGACCATGGTGAG encodes:
- a CDS encoding response regulator, coding for MAKLLLVEDDNNLREIYQARLSAEGYDIVTAQNGEEALSVAKQAHPDLIISDVMMPRISGFEMLDILRATPELANTKIIMLTALGQAEDQARANKLGADKYLVKSQVTLEDIVNSVRDLLSGTTMVAPSTVSQPTATTASVQTSPVTADPTSAPTVATPSLVPAPEPSLPGFLPTPNFGSDGAIAAPAPAQNTADPAITADNTTTQTNSGFVTATVSDPDPLSFAQPATPAPQTAESVLPEIMTHSGPVLGASNNTATDTTSDIPNPTVPSVTTSGTEEAPTVPQVAIPSTDDQTAQTLAAEEATVASQIAAFANTIPTESSAAVAPFPETPHTLANEANERTLTAAVDDLAAAVNQPPEPSLPPSQKIVPGEEPPIVTETDNTTPIPPESIAVTVTPEPTDTAATTPSVVTPTPATTQNPVSPDQAQPIVVSNQPAPPQAPPEPENSQVNVAGKKVIRPINNITQGPNLSELLAKEAEKEQASVGFSNAVVGDESQQISAPTAPAAPAAPPAGPTSAPTQTAIDPNSIAL
- a CDS encoding PAS domain-containing sensor histidine kinase, yielding MQEYIFIGGGAIVGIALGVMGWILAIKRKGLGSATTSKLASTLRDEKAKSDIILGAIQDGVVLVDDQQIIQHFNQGATSITGWTKQEAQGLDWHSVLKFVSAKGEVIPTDLTPLAKAFSTGQPLRDNALSIMTKADTIVATNFSVSPLVDSGKHVTGMVAIFRDVSEERAEENQRAEFISTASHEMRTPVAAIEGYLSLALNEKVAIIDNRARDYLEKAHSSTKHLGQLFQDLLTSAKAEDGRLTNHPKVVEMGAFLEQLAQDLRFSAEKKGLFMEFLFGNSSIKDASGERGEVLDMNKVIRPLYYVQVDPDRMREVITNIFDNSCKYTEEGKVSLGLTGNDGVVQVYVKDTGAGIPTEDIPHLFQKFYRVDNSATRTIGGTGLGLFICRKIVELYQGRIWVESELGKGSTFYINIPRITSQKAEQLMATEAANPLNTTTVVPSTTAQVSTNQLS
- a CDS encoding 23S rRNA (pseudouridine(1915)-N(3))-methyltransferase RlmH — translated: MRLHLLTIGKPKLAYAKLGFEEYAQRLGRLHQLRVTHLSDKYADDAKKILGETQDTVTMVLEINGMEYTSETLADFVRARELESREVCFIIGGPNGLPQQVRDAADYRWSLGRLTLPHDLAMVVTLEALYRASTIISGLPYHK
- a CDS encoding class I SAM-dependent methyltransferase codes for the protein MINHISTILHKHTLISDQVSKQQVEVILHQLQRVLDAYIEGDIVEFGCYVGTTSLFIRRLLDQQLLGSDGSERAFHVYDSFEGLPPKSTWDTSITGEQFTAGQLAISKKQFLLEFKKAHLQPPIVHKAWFKDLTDTSIPDKIAFAFLDGDFYESIRGSLNLVLPHMTQGSTIVVDDYSREALPGVARAVNEHFRSETITTSHNLAIIQHS
- a CDS encoding winged helix-turn-helix transcriptional regulator codes for the protein MAESFRFEEIGLETRDRRVYEALVENPQSSLRKIAADTGINRGSVYESMKRLAEQGLVGSIEVGKQRRYTASNPDVIIELLKERQEQAAVAQSLAAEYIANLPKPSSDTAQVVSFATFYEDHEGIAAILRDVLATCREQKNPAYRVISTKRVRQYLYHNFPNFTQRRIADEISVRVIGVGSGSSQDELSERKEFPATRGEAPNCYTLIYGNKTALITLGDTNVLSAIVIDNPGVTNMQKELFDHLWQTF
- a CDS encoding 3'-5' exonuclease, producing MQHRPIVFLDIETTGGSPHWSRITEIGAIRIENGAVSGVFNQLIDPECAVPPFITRLTGINNAMVSGQPTFKDVATELEQFLDQAIFVAHHVNFDYGFIREEYRRLGRMFRMDRGCTVRLDRLLYPAQHSHALDRIIERQGIDVAHRHRAFDDAAVLWEYFEFEWQARGLEIFRNFEKTLITTRSNIL
- a CDS encoding response regulator → MQPDTPIPTPTPTLRKVLCVEDEHFISELYARALTKAGYEVDVQLDGQNGLAAAQTDAYDIILLDLMVPSITGIEVLRTLRDPRQTPKMHAKIIITTNLEQRDDVRADIEHQADGYLVKAEITPHQLVEFLSKLEPATT